From Cyanobacterium sp. T60_A2020_053, the proteins below share one genomic window:
- a CDS encoding anhydro-N-acetylmuramic acid kinase, with product MIVVGLMSGTSVDGIDAVVVEITGQELDLKIEMIAGQTFPYPDELRTKILAVCEGALHTMAELAQLDQAIAEEFAKATLNVIPEDVKVDLIGSHGQTVYHQPPSKNQLGYTLQLGRGEVIAHMTGITTVNNFRQGDIAWGGQGAPLVSKIDLCLFAHHRHHRCLQNIGGIGNVTYLPATHSQNLISGWDTGPGNALIDLAVQKFTDNQRTYDNNGHWSRQGKPCLPLVQKWLKEDFFQQKPPKSTGRELFGHHYLAKCQQEAEKYDLGEADFLATLTELTALSIVHSYQHFLPSMPHEMILAGGGSRNSYLMERLQANLLHTKVLTSDDFHISSEFKEAIAFAILAYWRVNNYPGNLPAVTGAKKETLLGEIRLNH from the coding sequence ATGATTGTTGTTGGCTTAATGAGTGGTACATCAGTGGATGGTATTGATGCGGTGGTGGTAGAAATTACCGGGCAAGAATTAGACTTAAAAATAGAGATGATAGCCGGGCAAACCTTCCCTTATCCTGACGAATTAAGAACAAAAATTTTAGCGGTATGTGAAGGCGCCCTCCACACCATGGCAGAGTTAGCCCAATTAGATCAAGCCATTGCCGAAGAATTTGCCAAGGCTACCCTGAATGTAATTCCTGAGGATGTGAAAGTGGATTTAATTGGCTCTCATGGGCAGACAGTTTATCATCAACCACCGAGCAAAAATCAATTAGGCTATACCCTGCAATTAGGTAGAGGTGAAGTCATTGCCCACATGACGGGAATCACTACGGTTAATAACTTTCGTCAAGGTGACATTGCTTGGGGAGGGCAAGGGGCGCCCCTCGTCTCCAAAATAGACTTATGTTTATTTGCGCACCATCGCCATCATCGTTGCTTACAGAATATTGGCGGTATCGGTAACGTAACTTATTTACCGGCTACCCATAGCCAAAATTTAATCAGTGGTTGGGATACAGGTCCGGGAAATGCTTTAATTGACTTAGCAGTGCAAAAATTTACCGATAATCAGCGCACCTACGACAATAACGGCCATTGGAGTCGTCAGGGCAAACCCTGCTTACCTTTAGTGCAAAAATGGTTAAAAGAAGACTTTTTTCAGCAAAAACCGCCTAAATCCACAGGAAGGGAGTTATTTGGACATCATTACCTCGCTAAATGTCAACAGGAAGCAGAAAAGTATGATTTAGGTGAAGCGGATTTTTTGGCAACTTTAACGGAATTAACCGCCCTTTCCATAGTTCATAGTTACCAACATTTTTTACCATCCATGCCCCATGAGATGATTTTAGCTGGTGGTGGTAGTCGCAATAGTTATTTGATGGAGCGTTTACAGGCTAACTTACTTCACACCAAAGTGTTAACTAGCGATGATTTTCACATTAGTAGTGAATTTAAGGAAGCCATAGCTTTTGCCATTCTTGCTTATTGGCGCGTGAATAACTATCCGGGTAATTTACCTGCGGTGACGGGTGCGAAAAAAGAAACTTTATTGGGAGAAATTCGTCTAAACCATTGA
- a CDS encoding (2Fe-2S)-binding protein, which translates to MATITFLKENKEVIAADGANLREKALQNGVDIYKFRGKLMNCGGAGQCATCVVEIVEGKENLSPKTDFEERRLKKKPDNYRLACQTLVNGPISVNTKP; encoded by the coding sequence ATGGCTACAATCACCTTTCTCAAAGAAAATAAAGAAGTTATAGCGGCAGATGGAGCTAATTTGAGAGAAAAAGCCCTTCAAAATGGTGTGGATATTTATAAATTTAGAGGAAAATTGATGAATTGCGGAGGGGCAGGTCAATGTGCCACTTGTGTAGTGGAAATAGTGGAAGGCAAGGAAAATTTATCTCCCAAAACTGATTTTGAGGAAAGAAGACTGAAGAAGAAGCCTGACAATTATCGCCTAGCCTGTCAAACTTTGGTTAATGGACCAATCAGCGTTAATACAAAACCATAG
- the dapA gene encoding 4-hydroxy-tetrahydrodipicolinate synthase has protein sequence MSDYIFGQVLTAMVTPFHGDGSVNYAMAEKLASHLVDHGSDGIVVCGTTGESPALEEGEKEELLKVVKGAVGSRGKVIMGTGANSTTKAIDLTRKAEKIGIDGSLQVVPYYNKPPQEGLYLHFSAIASACPDVPIMLYNIPGRTGKNCEPATIAQLGKEFANIVAVKEASGNLEQAMEIKILAEDSLLIYSGEDFLTLPMMTVGSIGVVSVASHLVGTEIQSMIKAYQLGNVNLAQKIQQTLHPLFKILFCDTNPIPLKTALQLQGWDVGGVRLPLSPIGDSNYTDIKLLLDKMKLLS, from the coding sequence ATGAGTGATTATATTTTTGGTCAAGTTTTAACAGCCATGGTGACACCTTTTCATGGCGATGGTTCCGTTAATTATGCCATGGCTGAAAAACTAGCTAGTCACCTAGTGGATCATGGTAGTGATGGTATTGTAGTATGTGGCACTACGGGAGAATCCCCAGCCTTAGAGGAAGGAGAAAAAGAAGAATTGTTAAAAGTGGTGAAGGGCGCTGTGGGCAGTCGTGGTAAAGTGATCATGGGGACGGGCGCTAATTCTACAACTAAAGCTATTGATTTAACTCGGAAAGCTGAAAAAATAGGCATTGATGGCTCTTTACAAGTTGTGCCTTACTACAACAAACCCCCTCAAGAAGGTTTATATCTTCATTTTAGTGCCATTGCTTCTGCTTGTCCTGATGTTCCCATCATGTTGTACAATATACCCGGGCGCACGGGAAAAAACTGTGAACCGGCAACTATTGCTCAATTGGGAAAAGAATTTGCTAACATAGTAGCGGTGAAGGAAGCAAGTGGCAATTTAGAACAAGCCATGGAAATTAAAATCCTCGCTGAAGACAGCTTATTGATTTATTCTGGGGAAGATTTTTTGACTTTACCCATGATGACGGTAGGAAGTATTGGTGTAGTTAGTGTGGCTAGTCACTTAGTAGGCACAGAAATTCAATCGATGATTAAAGCATATCAGTTGGGCAATGTTAATTTAGCTCAAAAAATTCAACAAACGTTACATCCTCTATTCAAAATTTTGTTTTGTGATACTAACCCTATTCCCCTGAAAACGGCATTACAACTCCAAGGTTGGGACGTTGGTGGTGTAAGATTGCCTTTGTCTCCTATTGGTGATAGTAATTATACTGACATTAAATTATTGCTTGACAAAATGAAGTTATTAAGTTAA
- a CDS encoding ribonuclease J, whose protein sequence is MSKIYTIQGRKRKSSNAPVRIDNIKEVPQIKPKVIQKKEQNKGDRLRVIPLGGLHEIGKNTCIYEYGEEIILVDAGIGFPTDGMHGINVVLPDMTYLRENSHKIKAFVVTHGHEDHIGGIPYHLRQIDTPIIYGPRLAMALLRDKIEEAGLGERTTIKTVSPREVVKIGQHFQVEFIRNTHSIADSFTLAIHTPVGIVIHTGDYKVDHTPVDGEYFDFHRLAELGEKGVLCLLGDSTNSEVPGFTPSERSVYPNLERIFSQTNGRLMLTTFATSVHRVNMVLELAQKYHRKVGIVGRSMLNVIAHARNLGYIRCPEDLFVPLRNLSSLPDEQVLILCTGSQGEKFAAMTRISRNEHRQVRVKKGDTIIFSAHPIPGNTIAVVNTIDNLIMQGANVLYGKGMGLHVSGHGCQEDQKLMLALTKPKFMVPVHGEHRMLVKHSQTAQSVGIPAENIVIIDNGDTIELTPDSIGKGERVPSGIELVDSSGVVHGTNIMEERRQIAEDGVITVVANVNGEGRLWDEPQINFRGVVSQVEMSMLERLISRNVEKTIADRLKSAFLLNPNEQVNWSSIRLDVEVSLDRLIQRELRSNPLVIFMLQVQPDSTQDQNDNGDEDGKFTRRRRRVVATT, encoded by the coding sequence ATGAGTAAAATTTACACCATTCAAGGAAGAAAAAGAAAAAGCAGTAATGCACCAGTAAGAATTGACAATATTAAGGAAGTTCCACAAATTAAACCAAAAGTAATTCAAAAGAAAGAGCAAAATAAAGGAGATAGATTAAGGGTAATTCCCCTTGGTGGTTTACATGAAATTGGTAAAAATACTTGTATTTATGAGTATGGGGAAGAAATAATTTTAGTGGATGCGGGGATTGGTTTTCCTACGGATGGAATGCACGGCATTAATGTGGTGTTGCCTGATATGACTTATTTAAGAGAAAATAGTCATAAAATCAAGGCTTTTGTGGTTACCCATGGTCATGAAGATCATATCGGCGGTATTCCTTATCATCTCAGACAAATTGATACTCCGATAATTTATGGTCCTCGTTTGGCGATGGCTTTATTAAGAGATAAAATTGAGGAAGCTGGTCTAGGGGAAAGGACTACCATTAAAACAGTTAGTCCTAGAGAGGTAGTAAAAATCGGTCAACATTTTCAGGTAGAATTTATCCGTAATACTCATTCTATTGCCGATAGTTTTACCCTCGCCATTCATACACCTGTCGGAATAGTAATTCACACGGGGGATTATAAGGTGGATCATACTCCTGTGGACGGGGAATATTTTGACTTTCATCGTTTGGCTGAGTTGGGAGAAAAGGGTGTCCTATGTTTATTAGGTGATTCTACTAATTCGGAAGTTCCGGGTTTTACTCCCTCTGAGCGCTCTGTTTATCCTAACCTCGAAAGAATTTTTAGTCAGACCAACGGGCGCTTGATGTTGACAACCTTTGCGACTTCGGTTCATCGGGTTAATATGGTGTTAGAATTGGCTCAAAAATATCATCGCAAGGTTGGTATTGTCGGGCGCTCGATGTTGAATGTTATTGCCCACGCACGTAATTTGGGTTATATTCGTTGTCCTGAAGATTTGTTTGTACCGTTACGCAATTTGTCTAGTTTACCTGATGAACAAGTGTTAATTCTTTGTACTGGTTCTCAGGGGGAAAAATTTGCGGCGATGACCAGAATTTCCAGAAATGAACATCGTCAGGTCAGGGTGAAAAAAGGTGATACGATTATTTTCTCGGCTCATCCGATTCCAGGTAATACGATTGCGGTGGTGAATACTATTGATAATTTAATTATGCAAGGGGCAAATGTATTATATGGTAAGGGCATGGGACTTCATGTTTCTGGTCATGGTTGTCAAGAGGATCAGAAGTTGATGTTGGCTTTGACTAAGCCTAAGTTCATGGTGCCGGTGCATGGTGAACATCGGATGCTGGTTAAGCATAGTCAAACGGCTCAGAGTGTGGGGATTCCGGCGGAGAATATCGTCATTATTGATAATGGAGATACCATTGAATTGACTCCTGATAGTATTGGTAAGGGTGAAAGAGTGCCTTCTGGTATTGAGTTGGTGGATAGTTCAGGGGTAGTCCATGGTACTAATATTATGGAGGAAAGAAGACAGATTGCTGAGGATGGTGTGATTACGGTGGTGGCTAATGTGAATGGTGAGGGGCGCTTGTGGGATGAGCCACAAATTAACTTCCGTGGGGTGGTTAGTCAGGTGGAAATGTCGATGTTGGAGCGTTTAATTAGTCGTAATGTGGAAAAAACCATTGCTGATCGTCTGAAAAGTGCTTTCTTGTTAAATCCTAATGAGCAGGTTAACTGGTCGAGTATTCGTCTTGATGTGGAGGTTAGTTTAGATCGCTTGATTCAAAGAGAATTAAGAAGTAATCCTTTGGTTATTTTTATGCTACAGGTTCAACCTGATTCGACTCAAGATCAAAATGACAATGGTGATGAGGATGGTAAGTTTACTCGTCGTCGTCGTCGTGTGGTAGCGACCACCTAA
- a CDS encoding DUF4332 domain-containing protein: MTRFVIKIENLPGISNQDIQILNNAKIFTNLDLLNQGYEKNKRILLAQKISINIRQLSKWIALADLAGVKSVNSQYCGLLLHAGIASLESLSQAKAPSLQRQILRLQVATLKRRDLCPSVSLIQQWITEAQKLVRL; encoded by the coding sequence ATGACTCGATTTGTGATCAAAATTGAAAATTTACCCGGCATTAGTAATCAAGATATTCAAATATTAAACAATGCCAAAATTTTTACCAATCTTGATCTATTAAATCAAGGCTATGAAAAAAATAAACGGATTTTATTAGCTCAAAAAATTAGTATCAATATCCGACAACTTAGTAAATGGATTGCCCTAGCTGATTTAGCAGGAGTTAAAAGCGTTAATAGTCAATATTGTGGACTTTTATTACACGCTGGAATTGCTTCCCTAGAAAGTTTAAGTCAAGCCAAAGCGCCCTCCCTCCAACGCCAAATTCTTCGTTTACAAGTAGCCACTCTGAAAAGACGAGATTTATGCCCATCGGTTTCGCTAATACAACAATGGATTACCGAAGCCCAAAAGTTAGTACGATTGTAG
- a CDS encoding threonine--tRNA ligase, with product MSNQVESIKLPRTSESENLKKIRHTTSHVMAMAVQKLYPNAQVTIGPWTENGFYYDFDLPESLTESDLKAIKKEMTKIINKKLPVVREVVSREEARQRIAHINEPYKLEILDSIKEEPITIYHLADQWWDLCAGPHVESTADLNPKAIELESVAGAYWRGDASKQQLQRVYGTAWETPEQLTEYKRRKEEALKRDHRKLGKELGLFIFSDSVGPGLPLWTPKGTLIRSTLEDFLKQEQVKRGYLPVVTPHIARVDLFKISGHWQNYKEDMFPMMADNPEEAEKEIGFVMKPMNCPFHIQIYKSELRSYRQLPMRLAEFGTVYRYEQSGELGGLTRVRGFTVDDSHLFVTSDQLESEFFSVVDLILSVFNSLQLKNFKARLSFRDPASDKYIGTDEVWEKAQNAIRNAVQKLDMEHFEAPGEAAFYGPKLDFIFQDALEREWQLGTVQVDYNLPERFNLEYTAPDGARQRPIMIHRAPFGSLERLIGILIEEYAGDFPLWLAPTQLRLITVNEEFLPYAQDVCQQMLMAGIRAEVDTSGERLGKMIRNGEKQKVPVMAVVGANEVENNTLSLRTRAVGDLGTLPVAEVIAKINDAITRRGALE from the coding sequence ATGTCAAATCAAGTAGAATCAATAAAATTACCTCGCACCAGTGAATCAGAAAATTTAAAAAAAATTCGCCATACCACCTCCCACGTCATGGCTATGGCAGTACAAAAATTATATCCTAACGCTCAAGTAACCATCGGACCTTGGACAGAAAACGGTTTTTACTACGACTTTGATTTACCTGAATCCTTGACAGAAAGCGATCTCAAAGCAATTAAAAAAGAGATGACCAAAATCATCAATAAAAAATTACCCGTTGTCAGGGAAGTTGTTAGCAGAGAAGAAGCGCGCCAACGCATTGCCCATATTAACGAACCTTACAAACTGGAAATTCTTGATAGCATTAAAGAAGAACCCATTACAATTTATCACTTAGCGGATCAATGGTGGGATTTGTGTGCCGGTCCTCACGTGGAAAGTACCGCAGATTTGAACCCCAAGGCTATTGAGTTGGAATCGGTGGCGGGCGCTTATTGGCGCGGTGATGCCAGTAAACAGCAGTTACAAAGGGTTTATGGCACTGCTTGGGAAACCCCCGAACAATTAACGGAATATAAGCGCCGTAAGGAAGAAGCGTTAAAAAGAGATCATCGCAAATTAGGTAAAGAATTAGGCTTATTTATTTTCTCTGATTCTGTCGGACCCGGATTGCCTTTATGGACTCCCAAAGGTACTCTTATTCGTTCCACTTTAGAAGATTTTTTGAAACAAGAACAGGTTAAGCGTGGTTATTTACCTGTAGTTACTCCCCATATTGCTAGGGTGGATTTGTTTAAAATTTCGGGACATTGGCAGAATTATAAGGAAGATATGTTTCCCATGATGGCTGATAACCCTGAGGAAGCGGAAAAAGAAATTGGTTTTGTCATGAAACCCATGAATTGCCCTTTTCATATCCAAATTTATAAGAGTGAATTGCGCTCTTATCGCCAGTTACCTATGCGTCTAGCGGAATTTGGTACAGTATATCGTTATGAACAATCAGGAGAATTGGGCGGTTTAACTAGAGTAAGGGGTTTTACGGTGGATGATTCTCATTTATTTGTGACTTCCGATCAATTAGAGTCAGAATTTTTCAGCGTAGTTGATTTAATTCTCTCGGTTTTCAATAGTTTACAGTTAAAGAATTTTAAAGCGCGCCTCAGCTTCCGTGATCCCGCTTCTGATAAGTATATCGGTACTGATGAGGTTTGGGAAAAGGCGCAAAATGCCATTCGCAATGCGGTGCAAAAGTTGGATATGGAACATTTTGAAGCACCCGGGGAAGCGGCTTTTTATGGTCCCAAGTTAGATTTTATTTTCCAAGATGCTTTGGAAAGGGAATGGCAGTTAGGCACGGTGCAGGTGGATTATAATTTACCTGAAAGATTTAATTTGGAATATACAGCGCCCGACGGCGCGCGCCAACGCCCCATCATGATTCATCGAGCGCCCTTCGGTTCATTAGAACGTTTGATCGGTATTTTAATTGAGGAATACGCTGGAGATTTTCCGTTATGGTTAGCGCCCACCCAACTGCGGTTAATCACGGTTAATGAGGAATTTTTACCCTATGCCCAAGATGTTTGTCAGCAAATGTTAATGGCTGGAATTAGGGCTGAGGTGGACACCAGTGGGGAGAGATTAGGCAAAATGATCCGCAACGGTGAGAAGCAAAAAGTCCCTGTCATGGCTGTGGTAGGGGCGAATGAGGTGGAAAATAATACTCTCAGTCTTCGTACTCGTGCGGTGGGTGATTTAGGTACTTTACCCGTCGCTGAGGTGATTGCTAAAATCAATGATGCCATTACACGGCGAGGGGCGCTGGAATAA
- a CDS encoding RNA-directed DNA polymerase translates to MTANLPQGQLISPNQDKKNRLLLSDSPEELKQKFYELKTPLDVAKLLNIPHKRLVYHLYLVDSQRRYKTFTIPKRSGGERQISTPITALKIIQQKLNQVLQAVYQVKPSVHGFVQDKNIVTNAKAHVKKRYILNLDLENFFPSVNFGRVRGMFMATPYHLPPNVATVLAQICCQNNELPQGAPTSPIITNMICGKMDSQLQRLAKDCKATYTRYADDMTFSTTIKDFAADLAYVVNEDEGKKVVLGDRLSTIIRENGFSVNEKKTRLQTKGNHQEVTGLTTNQFPNVDRRYVRQVRAMLHAWAKFGLESAQKEFEEKYHHKARFSGKEIPRFQDVLKGKIEFIGMVKGKDDLIYQKYITLYNNLMSLN, encoded by the coding sequence ATGACGGCAAATCTTCCTCAAGGGCAATTAATTTCACCAAATCAGGATAAAAAGAATCGTTTATTACTCTCAGACTCTCCTGAAGAATTAAAACAAAAATTCTATGAATTAAAAACTCCTTTAGATGTTGCTAAACTCTTAAATATTCCTCATAAAAGATTAGTTTATCATCTTTATTTAGTTGACTCCCAGAGACGTTATAAAACTTTTACTATTCCCAAAAGATCTGGCGGTGAAAGACAAATATCAACCCCGATTACGGCGTTAAAAATTATTCAACAAAAACTTAATCAGGTTTTACAGGCAGTTTATCAGGTTAAGCCTTCAGTGCATGGTTTTGTGCAAGATAAAAATATTGTTACCAATGCCAAAGCCCATGTAAAAAAACGTTATATTTTAAATTTAGACTTAGAAAACTTTTTTCCTTCTGTCAATTTTGGGCGAGTTAGGGGAATGTTTATGGCAACTCCTTATCATTTACCTCCTAATGTGGCTACGGTATTAGCTCAAATTTGTTGTCAGAATAATGAGTTACCTCAAGGTGCGCCGACTTCTCCTATTATTACTAATATGATTTGTGGGAAGATGGATAGTCAGTTACAACGTCTGGCAAAAGATTGTAAGGCAACTTATACTCGTTATGCTGATGATATGACTTTTTCTACTACTATCAAGGATTTTGCTGCGGATTTAGCTTATGTTGTTAATGAGGATGAGGGGAAAAAAGTTGTGTTGGGCGATCGCCTTTCGACTATCATCAGAGAGAATGGGTTTAGTGTGAATGAAAAGAAAACCCGTTTACAAACTAAGGGGAATCATCAAGAGGTAACGGGTTTAACCACTAATCAATTTCCCAATGTGGATAGACGTTATGTGCGTCAAGTCAGGGCGATGCTTCATGCTTGGGCTAAATTTGGTTTAGAATCTGCACAGAAGGAGTTTGAAGAAAAGTATCATCATAAGGCTAGATTTTCAGGGAAAGAAATCCCTCGTTTTCAAGACGTATTAAAAGGTAAAATAGAGTTTATAGGTATGGTTAAGGGTAAGGACGATCTTATTTATCAAAAATATATAACTTTATATAACAATCTGATGAGTTTAAATTAA